ACTGTATtattgtgtgtgtcaggttcccATAAGGTGTGAGGATATCGCTGTCTATTTCTCCACGGAGGAGTGGGAGTATTTAGAAGAACACCAGGATCTTTATAAGGATATAATGATGGAAAATCACCTGCCCCTCAACTCAAAAGGTGCAAGGAATTTAAATCCCTTTCATGTTATTTGTATGTCCCTTAGTATTTCCTTTTGAGATATGTGTATATTGTATCATTTTATGGAACAACTAATAGCTCATTTTCTTTTTCTACTTTTCTTCTAGATAGATCCTTCTCTCCAAAGATTCCAAACACGCTTTGCAGCCCGATTTCTTCAGCTAAATGTTTCAGAAAAATTAGAAAGAATCGAAATGATACTGAAACAAAAGAACAGAGAATTCATAAGCCATTGAAGAGGCAAACTGATTATTTTCCTGATGTTGGCAAAGGATCAGATTCATGTCCAGCACAatacactttcactaacacaaaTAGAACCACCTCATGTCAGGAAGAAAATCTCCCAAATGTTGACATCCATGCAGTCACtgagcacacacagtcaaaatgTACATTTCCCTCTATTAAGGGTAAACATGTATTATGGGAAACAAGGAGTCTCGCAGATCTTCTTGATTTCACACCTGCAGGGCATACTTCTACCCTTAGTAAGGATAAACCGGCTTCCCAGGAGAAAGTAAGGATCACAGACATTGACATTTATACACCGAGGGAATGCATACAACCAGAATACACAGCTACTTATATTAAGAAGGAACATGACATCTTGGGAAAAGGGAATCTCACAGATGTTGATATTTATCCACAgaacaaacacaaacataaacaTAAGGAATATACGTCTACTCTTAAGGATGGATTTGTCTCATGTGATAAAGAAACTAACGCACACGTTGACAATAATACTTCCACAGATCAAATACAGACAGAATACACTAATGTTGTGGAACTTGCCTTGTGTGAAGAAGAATATATGACAGATTCGGACATGTGTACACAGAGAAATGCTCAAAGACAATACAGATCTACATACACAAACTCTTTCTCATATAGTGAAGGAAATTCCACTAACATTTGTACGTCCACAGAATATAAATCTACAGATATAAAAGAGGGATCGACATCATCATGTGAAAAGGGGAATCTAATAGGCACTGACATTTATTCTTCTGCAGAATATCCATCTATCCATATAAAAAAGGATTTAGCCTTCTCTGAAGACGTAAATCACACTGTCGTTAATATACACTgtgaacacacacagatacaaaatacTTCTCATACAGGGGAGAAAATATCTTTATTCAAAGGAATAAATACAACCGACATTTATACACCCACGGAATCTTCAGAAAGCCATCATAGTATTGATAGTAAAGTAGGGTTGGTACAGAACAGTGCAAGGCAGggtacatttgaaaaatgtttcccATCTAGTCAAAAACTACACGCAGTAGCTGATAACTTATGTCATGTTGAAAATCTGTCTGTTCAAAATGAAGATCGAAATAGTCTGTATTGTCCTGAATGTGGAAAATCATTTACGTCTAAATCGGCACTTGTTAGACATTTAAAGATTCATAGTGGAGACACTACATTAAGATGTCCTGATTGTCGGAGATGCTTTAGAAGCAATTCGGATCTGTTAAAGCATCAGAGGATTCACACAGTGGCTAAAAATTGCTCGTGTTCAGTGTGTGGAAAATGTTACACTACAAACTCACATCTAGTTAGACATCAAAGGATTCACACGGGGGAAAGACCATATTTTTGCTCGGATTGTGGGAAATCTTTTGCCCACAATTCTGATTTTTACCGACATCAGAAAACTCACTCAGCGGAGAAACCatactcatgttctgaatgtggcaaATGTTTTGCTATTAAATCATATCTCGTTGCACATATAAAGACTCATACCTGAATTATCAGTTAAATAACAAGGAAAGATTTTTGTAAATTGACATATTTCGCATTGGGGACAAAGCCTGTAGGCAGTTTGAAGAAGCTGAGATACAGCCAGGTGAAATGATTTTGCTCCTTACATTTTGTAGGCATGGAATATAATGACATTCACCCGCACATGTAGATTATGGAGGAGTGAGCAACAGGTTCCTGTCTAAAGCGAATTACTGATGGACTACAATATGATCCACAtatttatattgtgtgtatatattattattttattaaatgttattttcactaTTTTTACAAAGGTTGTCGGTGGTTCGGTTTTATTGTGTGCTTCATGCATTTTATAGCatgtctggatcaatataaaCCAGAGGTGTAACAATTTCATATATATCTTTTTGTATACACTTGCAACATGCAAGAGAGAGTGTAAAAAATCATACATTTGTGAGTGAAACAACAAGGTGCAAGAGACTACTGAGTACGGATAACAGCTCAAATAGTCTGCCTTTCGGTGGGTCCCCATTTTGCGCGTGTTCTAGTTATTACCAAGGAAGCATTATCTTTTAAGAAAATACCTCTTAAAAACAAAGCACTTAGTTTTTATATtttcgtgtgtctgtgtgtctctgtctcaaaCATGTAGATCCTGAAAATGAAAACCTGTATCCTAAATAGCTTtgatctgtacattttgacaatgcaaaatataaagggtagaaaaaaaatgtggaaactgATAAGTATAGTTGTAAACTCAATATTAAAAGCATTGTGGAATGTATATGTTTAGCATTTATTTAGCACCAACATAATAAGCAATGTTACATTTATATAGTGGGGATATTTTAGCACTGTAACAtcaaatcatttttaaaacaaaGAAATCACTTTATAACACACGTGCAGTTAAAAAGAATCCCCCTAAAAAGTATACCTCACACAAACCTTATatgaacaaactaaaaaaaaccaTATAAATATACCAAAAATGTAGATAGAAGAATGGTGTGATTACTAAATAATTTAGACAAGATATATAAGCAAAAAATACAACCTGAAAatcaagataaataaataatgtaaccaGGTGCTAAAtctaaaaacaaaaggaaaatctatatggtgaagtaagtaatATTAGAACCAGAGGCCTATGGAGTTAGAGAACATACCAGATGGATAAATAGAGTAGGCCTGTCTCCCCCCTGGAGTGTATTCCAAGAGGGGTGGTATCTTATAATTTCGTCTCCTCAGATAAATATGGGGGGCGGGGGGAAAAGGCAAATAGTGCTATacgttatattaaaaaaaaacatgttggggggcggagcctgacagccgaACAGAGCGGTCGCACAGTGGATAAGCTCCTGGATAAAACGCCTAAAATCGATTAAAAATACCGCAATTCTCTGCATACAGCCTGATTTCCAGCCCCAACAACAGGGATACACAATAGAGAACCAGCCGAACTGAAGCCCTGATCTATTCTGGCGACGGCATCCAGAGGTTGGACCTGAGGCCTACCTGCGGCCTACTCAGAGGACCTGGGGGAAACGGCCGATCCCCCGGCCAACAGAGGCCCTTTTAGCCGGAGGTCTACCTGGAacgcctcctccccccccctgccggtgggggttatcccggtaacTAAAGCAGACAGCCCAAACCAGAGATACGTCAAAGCCGACAGGCCATTGATACCCAGCATGGCGATGGCCGCAAGGGCACAAGCACCCGAGCCCTACCTGCTCCCGCTGGCGGTAAGGTTAGACCGATTACTGAGGGATTTCTGGGCCAAAATATACAGCCGCGGGGGCGCCCCAGCGGAGGTCAACCCGGCACCAGTCCCAAGAGACCCCACACAGAACCCTGCAATGCCGACAAGGGCTCTGAGAGGGACCTGGAAAGCGGGAAGATGGAGGCGGGGAACCCGAAGCAAGCTCCAGATCCCCAGCTACCGGCCACGGGTGAGTCACCCGAAGCATACACGGGGGCTCACCCGGGGACTTCACCCGCATCGCCCCCTCCTTAACCATACAATCCCGGCAGGGAGAGGACACCTAACCGGAGGGCCCCACACTTACGGACGGAACTCCCCCCGGAACAGCTCCACTCCAGATCCTTGGACCCACACGGGACTTACTGATACCCATCACCATAAAGCATTGAGAGaaccagcaactgacaggtgccGGCTCAACGCTCGCAGAGCAGGGACACTCGCTCCAACTATAACCCCAATGGCCACTACTGGAGGTTCGGGCACCAACACGACACTGCAAACAACAGGGGATGACCCACCAAGGGGGCTCACATGCCAACAAGCCTACGCGGAGTGGACGATCTGCACATACTGTGAGCCAGTCCCCACCAAAGCACAGAGCCATGGAGACAGCCTGGGAGAACCACTCTGCCCTGCAAATAGGTCTGGACTTAGCCTGCTGGCAACGGGCATAGGTTGAGAGGAAGAGATACAGGGGGACACAAGATACGCCAGTGCAATAGCATGTTGCTccctctcatacacagcactgcaatctaGCTAATACATGTGATTTAACCTATTGTTTATGCCTGTTCTAACAGGTCCCCTATGCCACCTGACCCCCCCAGCATTTAATATTCAGCTACCGAAACACCAGGTGGCTTCTTTCCCCTAGGCGATGCCTGTAACCATGTCTACCCGGCCTGTATCGTATGGTATTGTACTGTCTTAGCATATAATCTGAGGGTCAGAGTGGCTCTTACATGGTTGGTCAACTATTGCGACGTGCCGTGCCCAGCTATGTTGCCTTTCATGGTCCTAGATGTACCACCTAATCCTGTGTTACGGGCTTGCCCCCCTACCAGGCTTCACATGACTCTCAAGCATACGGGACACTTTAACTAACCAGACCAGTGGACGAGCTTTTACAGCTGCGCACGCCATGTCCCACACCACACTAGTGTCCACTCTTGTCAATCTCACACAAAAGCTAAATCTAGCCTGTATAACCCAGTATGTATATCAATCTATAGTAAACATCTATGCCTATCTAGCCTGACCACACAATGTTCCTCAAAACACAAAAAGCCTGCGTATTCATTGTATGTTTAATCTTCACATGTCGACCTCCAATAGGCACTTCTCTTATAAGCAATCTGACCTAGACATGTTTGTTTAACCTGTTCACTGtatactttaaaaatgtgcagaattaTCGCTTGCCACGTACAGATTCAACTGTTTGTGTTACCACGCTTGTCGCTGCTGTCGTGGCACGGCAAGTTAAAATGTATTCTAttatttgcacaacaaaaataaagagtttaaaaaaaaaaaaaaaaaaacatgttgggGGGCAGAGCCTAGCTGCTGAAGCAAACATTTGCATGAATCCTGAGTTCCGAGCTACATAGCCCTACAAAACCCCAATTATACCCCACTACTTGCCTTGGTTGAACTCTGAAGGGCCCTTTAGCTTGCCCAGGCCCTATGGGACGTAAAAACCAAAGAAGCCATAATCAGACAAGCCCTGGCTAAGAATGAAAATAAGGGATCTGTGGTGGCAGGCCCATGACGTTGTCGGACCCAAGATGGCGTCCCTCACGGTAGACTGTAACAATTTTTCTGACGGTCTGTCTTTTGGGACAGAAGAAGGGAACTTACCTGCCCTCATCCTGCAATCTCAATCCCGACATCAGAATGTGCACCGGTGACCACAGCAATCCTGAGGGACCTTTTATCAGacctgcaaaaaaaatatataggccTATGTGGCTACCCTGCATGGGGATCTGCAGGGCCTGACTACGCACACTGGAGCATACTTTCCTCATTGCAGATCTCATTAGCAAGCAGTCGAGGAACTGCAACAGCAAAACCAATCCTATGAGCAATGCTTTGCAGCCCAGGAGGATGACCAGCGCCAGAATCATTTTAAAATAAGGGGAGTCTCGGAAACAATCCAAGAAGCTGAACTGACACATTTTGTTAGGAGCCTACTaatggccctgctgacacccagaTTTGGCAAAACAGTGGTAATCACTGGACTGTTCCCAGTACCTGACCAGCCAGAGCACCATCCACTGCCCTAAAAGACTTCATAGTCCAATCTCAAAGTGGCAAAGACAAAGCAGCAGTACTGAACACCATCAAGGGACAGTCACCTTATCCTTTTGAGGAGATGGATCTGACCTTTTATACAGAACTCTCTGACAGCACTATGGCATGGAGAAGCTTGTTAAGACCACTCACCTCCCTCCTGCAAATGCACAACACATGCTACTGATGGCACCTCTCCCATATACTGACAGTACTCCACGGGGATACAACACACACGATTCACAGAGCAAGGCTTTTCTGCAAAGTCTGAGACTTACACCTGACTCTCTGGGTCCATAGGATCTGAATATAGCGTTCAAGAAACTGCACAACTGGGATCCGGCTGGAGCAACCATGCTCGTGCCAAGATCATCCACACCGGACTCTTACGCCTTAGCCAGAACCGGAACAATGGAGAGGATATACTTTTTAGGGTATTGTTGTTTTAATATAATAGGGCAGTAGCCCCTATCCCCCTCAGACTGCATGGGCTTTAGCCATATACCCCCTCCCCCAGCCTGGAGGTGATATAGGTTAGGAGCATGCTTATTCTCCAGTCTAGGATGGGCTAAGGTACATAGTACCTAAATATGCACAAATGGTGCACACTCAATAAGCTTATACAGGCTCGCTATTATGCTCctctacttatttttttatttttctgttttgttttattctgCTTTTTAATCCATttgaatgtgttttttatttttttacacatattttgcaaactgtttgatgtatatatatttaaatgaaaatatagggtgatggtgaagcgctatatttgaATAAAATGTAGGAAATGGAGATAATATTAGAGATGAGTGAATATACCTGAATAAAAATCTTTTCTTgcaaccttaaccttgatataagattccttaaaagtataaacacaaaaaatatatcatagtataaaactgtaaaatacacagtaaaatatatacataagattattcccactcacactttctagAGCCAAAAGATCTTTTatactatgatatattttttgtgtttatacttttaaggaatcttatatcaaggttaaggttgcAAGAAAAGATTTTTATTCAGGTATATTCACTCATCTCTAATATTATCTCCATTTCCTACATTTTATtcaaatatagcgcttcaccatcaccctATATTTTCATCCCTTTGTCTtaaagataagattttggtgttatagcagcttaaattgtattatattatatccaATTGGTATATATGAATTTTGGTTTTTCACATTAGCGCTGGTACACCCACCCGTTtcgatatatatttaaatgttgctACTTCTAAGCCACTTCACGTTCTTAAGTTCACATATTATAAAACCCACAGCATGACAATTGTTGCTGATATGATCGTGAAATACTAAGATGTTTATCAATTATTTATTTCAGTATTCAGCTATGTCAAGCTCATGTCTAACTGTGGCAAAAATGaaaagttttttaaaattaattaattaattaattcaagATTGCACTTAGAGACATAAAGGAAAGGCACGCTTAACTCCAGTTCAAAGGGAAAGTTTCCAATCTGGTTGTTCCTCTCAAGAGAATAAAGTGTAAATCACAATGAAATAAATAACATGAccgaataaaaacaaataaagtccAAAGGTAGCAACAGCAGCAATCCACCGCATTTCGTCCAATAGGATGTGTGGTTTTCAGTCCTCGTCCTGGTTTAAAGGGGGCTTCAAGAAAtgctataagtgccaggaatacaaagctgtattcctggcattagCTCTCCCCATGCCTCCTCCCTCCTCtgggaataaagggttaaaaatcctttatttactcacctgatCCCAGtactgatgtccctcagcgctgggttaaTGCTCCGCCCCCTCCTACGTCTCGCAATGAGCGAGTGCTAATGTGCTTGT
The DNA window shown above is from Pelobates fuscus isolate aPelFus1 chromosome 10, aPelFus1.pri, whole genome shotgun sequence and carries:
- the LOC134574548 gene encoding gastrula zinc finger protein XlCGF66.1-like, which encodes MNTHKNLIMERILNLTLEIIYLLTGEDYIILKKPEERVTHSSSPCMSEGSGNERDNEQTMPNITSKIAHVLSGEVPIRCEDIAVYFSTEEWEYLEEHQDLYKDIMMENHLPLNSKDRSFSPKIPNTLCSPISSAKCFRKIRKNRNDTETKEQRIHKPLKRQTDYFPDVGKGSDSCPAQYTFTNTNRTTSCQEENLPNVDIHAVTEHTQSKCTFPSIKGKHVLWETRSLADLLDFTPAGHTSTLSKDKPASQEKVRITDIDIYTPRECIQPEYTATYIKKEHDILGKGNLTDVDIYPQNKHKHKHKEYTSTLKDGFVSCDKETNAHVDNNTSTDQIQTEYTNVVELALCEEEYMTDSDMCTQRNAQRQYRSTYTNSFSYSEGNSTNICTSTEYKSTDIKEGSTSSCEKGNLIGTDIYSSAEYPSIHIKKDLAFSEDVNHTVVNIHCEHTQIQNTSHTGEKISLFKGINTTDIYTPTESSESHHSIDSKVGLVQNSARQGTFEKCFPSSQKLHAVADNLCHVENLSVQNEDRNSLYCPECGKSFTSKSALVRHLKIHSGDTTLRCPDCRRCFRSNSDLLKHQRIHTVAKNCSCSVCGKCYTTNSHLVRHQRIHTGERPYFCSDCGKSFAHNSDFYRHQKTHSAEKPYSCSECGKCFAIKSYLVAHIKTHT